The following proteins are encoded in a genomic region of Sulfurimonas sp. HSL3-7:
- the lptD gene encoding LPS assembly protein LptD, translated as MTRRLELWWSMHLRYLLLFFFLTPILYAGDPVEFYAKDLNMHGDKVYAEGDVLVIYQDSYISAEKASYDKNSTVLELFGNVVTLKGSEYQFIGDYMKLNIDRKEREISPFYMLDKESKVWLSSQKSQACENTVNIEKGIISGCEPSNPLWEIYFSSSDYNSESKWLNIYNARFHFGGIPLLYFPYFGYSLDRSRRSGLLIPSFGVSGSEGLYYEQPLYIVLGDSADIELKPQLRTSRGQGLYGTLRFVDSKDSRGSLTLGYFEEKNSYFLENNLQNDRHYGFGFKYQNRSVLQHWFGLDLGGQSGLYSDVQWMNDVDYLNLSSNDTINSVTSNQVYSRVNLFYNEEKNYYGAYLKYYLDLNPQDADKRKATIQKLPILQYHHYLDAYLDQHLYYTLNMTANNYVRQEGKEGEELELNIPVTLQSAFLDDYINVAYKAQLYGRLIDFRSEADASVTQDIYKRGYYGRLSHNVNVDSYLTKGYEEYSHTMVFSGTYTKFGSDKKGGYYALVENDCTSDLPLYPQNCEFYTLSNIEDNVNLQFTQYIIDNSGREKIYHRLSQPVLLTTSNSQEEGLGDFENEFRWNITDKISFYDDTFYSFQRNEWVKTLNTLRYQDKAFNIGFSYLYENKAYKDKLNPYTNYLNADASYRYNKHYKYFTKYAFDVENSIKKYSEIGFLYTKRCWDFGLRYVENNRPVLRQNSITDSTFDKYIYFTLILKPIGGSEVSYRTSDTLTSQ; from the coding sequence ATGACAAGACGGCTCGAACTTTGGTGGTCAATGCATCTTAGGTATCTGCTTCTCTTTTTTTTCCTGACACCGATACTTTATGCAGGCGATCCGGTAGAGTTCTATGCCAAAGATCTGAATATGCATGGAGATAAAGTCTATGCAGAAGGTGATGTCCTGGTCATTTATCAGGACAGCTATATCAGCGCTGAAAAAGCCAGCTATGACAAGAACAGTACGGTACTTGAACTTTTCGGAAACGTTGTGACACTCAAAGGGAGTGAATACCAGTTCATTGGCGACTATATGAAGCTCAATATTGACAGAAAAGAGCGTGAAATATCACCGTTTTATATGTTGGACAAAGAGTCAAAGGTCTGGCTCTCTTCGCAAAAATCCCAGGCGTGCGAAAATACTGTCAATATCGAAAAAGGTATTATCTCAGGATGTGAGCCCAGTAATCCGCTCTGGGAGATCTATTTCAGCAGTTCAGATTACAACAGTGAGAGCAAATGGCTCAATATCTATAATGCTCGGTTCCATTTCGGGGGGATCCCGCTGCTCTATTTTCCCTATTTCGGATACTCTCTGGACCGGTCACGCCGAAGCGGTCTGTTGATTCCCTCTTTCGGTGTTTCAGGTTCAGAGGGTCTCTATTATGAGCAGCCGCTCTACATCGTTTTGGGAGACAGTGCTGATATCGAACTTAAGCCGCAACTGCGTACCTCCCGTGGACAAGGGCTTTACGGTACCCTTCGATTTGTGGATTCCAAGGATTCCAGAGGAAGCCTTACCTTAGGGTATTTTGAAGAAAAAAATAGCTATTTTTTGGAGAATAACCTTCAAAATGACAGACATTACGGGTTCGGATTCAAGTACCAGAACAGAAGCGTTTTGCAACATTGGTTTGGACTTGATCTTGGCGGGCAATCGGGTCTATACAGCGATGTCCAATGGATGAATGATGTCGATTATCTCAATCTTTCAAGTAACGATACCATTAACTCGGTCACTTCCAACCAGGTCTATTCGCGTGTCAACCTTTTTTACAATGAAGAGAAGAACTACTATGGCGCTTATCTGAAATATTATCTTGATCTTAATCCCCAAGACGCCGATAAACGTAAAGCAACGATCCAAAAACTTCCTATTCTTCAATACCATCACTATCTTGACGCCTATTTGGATCAGCACCTCTATTACACACTCAACATGACTGCCAACAATTATGTGCGACAAGAGGGAAAAGAGGGTGAAGAACTTGAGTTGAACATCCCTGTTACTCTGCAGAGTGCTTTTCTCGATGATTATATCAACGTCGCATATAAGGCGCAGCTTTACGGCAGGCTGATCGACTTTAGAAGTGAAGCCGATGCAAGCGTGACACAAGATATTTATAAACGGGGATATTACGGACGTTTATCGCATAACGTAAACGTGGACTCCTATCTGACAAAAGGCTATGAAGAGTATTCCCATACTATGGTGTTTTCCGGAACGTACACAAAGTTCGGCAGTGATAAAAAAGGCGGTTACTATGCACTTGTAGAAAACGATTGTACGAGTGATCTTCCTTTATATCCGCAGAATTGTGAGTTCTATACCTTATCAAATATAGAAGACAATGTGAACCTTCAGTTTACACAGTATATCATTGACAACAGTGGCAGAGAGAAGATATACCATCGCCTTTCGCAACCGGTACTGCTGACGACATCCAATTCGCAAGAGGAAGGGTTAGGCGACTTCGAAAATGAGTTTAGATGGAATATAACGGATAAAATATCATTTTACGACGATACGTTTTACAGTTTTCAGCGTAATGAATGGGTGAAGACACTTAATACCCTGCGATATCAGGACAAAGCTTTTAATATAGGCTTTTCCTATCTGTATGAGAACAAAGCCTACAAAGATAAGCTCAACCCCTATACAAACTACTTGAATGCTGATGCCTCTTATCGCTATAATAAACACTATAAGTACTTTACAAAATATGCATTTGATGTGGAAAACAGTATCAAGAAGTATTCTGAGATCGGGTTTCTCTATACAAAGCGATGCTGGGATTTTGGGCTGCGTTATGTGGAGAATAACCGTCCGGTTCTCAGGCAGAACAGTATTACAGACAGTACGTTTGATAAATATATTTACTTTACGCTTATTCTCAAACCTATCGGCGGTTCGGAAGTGAGCTACAGAACCAGCGATACACTAACGAGCCAATAA
- a CDS encoding RDD family protein produces the protein MNDEVQRRLLNAGLELSSIQKRALAFFIDELILAFLFLIIIWDQLSAVNDPDAIVALINTFTFEYLLIKIIYQTFFVYLYGATLGKMVMKINIVDAVTMQRPIFSSALNRGVFRIISEMIFYLGFIWAFYDKNRQSWHDKTARTLVVNAS, from the coding sequence GTGAATGATGAGGTTCAGCGTCGTCTTCTCAATGCCGGATTGGAGTTATCCAGTATACAAAAACGTGCACTCGCATTTTTTATTGACGAGCTGATCCTTGCGTTTCTGTTTTTGATCATCATCTGGGACCAGCTCTCGGCAGTGAACGACCCGGATGCGATTGTCGCTCTTATCAACACGTTTACCTTTGAGTACCTTCTTATCAAGATCATCTATCAAACGTTTTTTGTCTATCTTTACGGTGCTACGTTGGGAAAAATGGTGATGAAGATCAACATTGTCGATGCGGTGACGATGCAGAGGCCGATCTTCAGCAGTGCGCTCAACCGGGGTGTGTTCCGTATCATCAGCGAGATGATCTTCTACCTCGGCTTTATCTGGGCTTTTTATGATAAAAATAGACAGAGCTGGCATGACAAGACGGCTCGAACTTTGGTGGTCAATGCATCTTAG